One stretch of Cololabis saira isolate AMF1-May2022 chromosome 15, fColSai1.1, whole genome shotgun sequence DNA includes these proteins:
- the LOC133461120 gene encoding progranulin-like, producing the protein MLRITLWLYVGVFVWGSVSCSIKCPDGAVCPDSSTCCWTPQGYSCCPYPKAVCCADKAHCCPQGRRCNLAKQTCEKADQPWMNIPMVKREPAQEPAQEPAQEPSTPELAVTPLQESSNVPEQVESSVVRCDSVYVCPDRTTCCRHPTGVWFCCGYTYGKCCLDGYHCCPLGYDCDLTYTHCLRRDLKYLSRPKPALTSVPASFLPTSDMDHSETEKPLTALVVASSSSSSSSSSSSLEHGVIRCDSNFYCPAKTTCCKGLSDQWTCCPYRLGTCCADGKHCCQYGYTCDATSSTCRKI; encoded by the exons ATGTTGAGGATCACTCTGTGGTTGTATGTAGGAGTGTTTGTGTGGGGGTCTGTGTCCTGCTCCATCAAATGTCCTGATGGGGCTGTCTGCCCCGATAGCAGCACCTGCTGCTGGACCCCTCAGGGATATAGCTGCTGTCCATATCCAAAG gctgtgtgctgcgcTGACAAGGCCCACTGTTGCCCTCAAGGACGTCGCTGTAACCTGGCCAAACAGACGTGCGAGAAAGCCGACCAGCCATGGATGAACATACCCATGGTGAAGAGGGAGCCTGCACAGGAGCCTGCACAGGAGCCTGCACAGGAGCCAAGCACCCCTGAACTCGCTGTGACCCCTCTGCAAGAGTCCAGCAACGTCCCAGAACAGGTTGAGAGTTCAGTTGTCCGCTGTGACAGCGTCTACGTATGTCCGGATAGGACTACCTGCTGCAGACACCCTACAGGTGTCTGGTTCTGTTGTGGCTACACTTAT GGTAAGTGTTGTCTGGACGGCTACCACTGTTGTCCTCTTGGCTACGACTGTGACCTCACTTACACCCACTGTCTGAGGCGCGACCTGAAGTATCTGTCCCGCCCTAAACCGGCCCTGACTTCAGTCCCTGCCTCTTTCCTTCCAACGTCGGATATGGACCACAGCGAGACAGAG AAGCCGCTGACAGCTCTTGTAgtagccagcagcagcagcagcagcagcagcagcagcagcagtctggAGCATGGAGTCATTCGCTGTGATTCCAATTTTTACTGCCCCGCTAAGACAACTTGCTGCAAGGGACTCAGTGACCAATGGACCTGCTGCCCCTACCGACTG GGGACCTGCTGTGCAGATGGTAAACACTGCTGTCAGTACGGATATACCTGCGACGCcaccagctccacctgcagaAAAATCTAG